TCTTCCAGGGTCTCGCCATATCTTTGCTCTTCGGGCTTGCCTCCTCGACACTGCTGACGGTGCTGGTTATTCCCGCGATCTACATCGTCCTCCGCGACGATGGCCGCGAAGGAAGCCTCTCTCCATGACAAAGCCGACCGACCTCTCGATCCTCAAGCGCGATGCGCATGAAATGGCGGGTTATCTCAAGCTGCTCGCGAACCCCGAGCGCCTGCTGATGCTGTGCCAGATGGACGAGCGCGAGGTATCGGTGGGCGAACTGACCGAGATTTCCGGCCTGTCCCAGTCGGCGGTGTCGCAGCACCTCGCGCGTTTCCGCAAGCAAGGGATCGTGTCGCTGCGCGGCGAGGCGCAGACGCGATATTACAGTCTGTCGGACCCGAAGATGCAGCGGATTATCGCGGCACTGTGTGAGGCCTGCCGCGGCGAATAGACACGACACGCGCCCCTCCCGATGGGGGCGGGTGGGATGGGATACCTTGTTGAGAGCGTTTGCGCTAAATCAACGCCGGACGTACCGCAATCGTCTAGTCGGATCCGGTTGTCGACCGGGCCCGCGCGAAAGATACTCATGGCGGACGAAATCGAACTGAAACTCGAACTCAGCCCTAGCGCTGCGGTTGCCATCGAAGCGTCCGGCCTGCTGCCAGGCGGGTCGACCCGTGCCCGGCAATCGTCGATCTATTTCGACACCCCTGATCACGCTCTCGATCGCGCGG
This genomic interval from Sphingopyxis chilensis contains the following:
- a CDS encoding ArsR/SmtB family transcription factor, with protein sequence MTKPTDLSILKRDAHEMAGYLKLLANPERLLMLCQMDEREVSVGELTEISGLSQSAVSQHLARFRKQGIVSLRGEAQTRYYSLSDPKMQRIIAALCEACRGE